A segment of the Solanum lycopersicum chromosome 9, SLM_r2.1 genome:
AGCTTAGGTAGATGAGCTCAATCGAGCCAATGATTAGAACATACATGATTACGAAAAGAATGTGAGTTTTCCAAATCATGATCATAACTAGCACGAGGAAGCCCGATGTTAGTGTCATCACAAACACCACCGCTATTCCTGTGATCAAATGGTTTTGTGTCACGTGTTAGACACCATCGATAAGATGGAAGGATTTAAGTCTTATACACTGAGATATAAGAAATGCTTACCATATGCATTGCTTAGCTTTTCAGTAGTCCTGAATGCAAGCGTGACAACGACACAAGATATCATGAGAAGGTTATTGACTTCAGGAATGTAGATTTGTCCGTGATACTTGGTAGACGTGTGCACGATTTTAACATGAGGAAAGCATCCTAACGCCAGGGATTGCTGGATTATAGCGAAAGTTCCAGAAATCAAGGCTTGACTTGCAATGATGGCTGCTAACACTGCCACTGCAAATACTGGCCAATATAAACCATCTGCACATGTAAAATGCAGCATGAGACGTTCATTTTCCCCCTCGTGACTTAGGCATAAACgatttaagttatataaatCGACAATGTAAAGAACTGTCATCGTAGTTTTCCTCCTCAATGCTAATTATAGAGATGTGGCACTTCTTCGTGATCTGATTTGGACAGTTTTTAAACCGTCATTGATAGAACTTAAACTCAGGAACGAATGTATACTTACTAGGTATGGACTTGTAGAAAGTATCAGCAACATCGTCAATGTTCTTCCTTAAAAAGGCAGCCTGACCAAGATAAGCCAATATGAGCGCGGGATATGTCACACAACACATACTTATCTGTACAGATCGAACACTAAAATGACCAACATCTGCAAATAGTGCTTCGCCTCCTGCAATTAATTGTTCAATATTTTACTCCGAGTAATTAAGAAGTTTCTCATTACAGTTAAGAGTGAAATATCAAAAAACACATCTGAAGTATCTCATTTTTCGAGTTTCATACCTGAACTATCAGATGTACGAGTTTTCTACCTGAACTATcatcaactatttataaaagCACACCTCAACTATCAATTATTCCTTTTTCTTAACCGAATGAATAATGATGGTGATAGTTCAGGTAGAAAAAGGGAATAACTGATAGTTGAGCTGTGTTTTGATAAATAGTTGGTGATAGTTCTGGTAGCAAATTTGCACAACTGATAGTTCATGTATGAAATTGAAACAATCGAACTACTTAAGATGTGTTTTTAACCATTAACTCTATATTTAAACGCTATTGGAAGGAAATGAATACCTGTTATGCACATAACAACCCCGCCAAGTGAAATCCAAGCattctttttgtttctcttgAAGTAATCTATTATGTATTTAGGATTAAGAGCTCTTATAACAGTTGGATCGTACTTGACGAAGTTGTATAAGCCAATACCAGCAATGAAAATGAACCACAAACAAAGTATAGGCGCGAAAGTGTTGCCAACTTTTTCAGTTCCAAATCTttgaaacataaacaacaataataatatggCTACTGCAATCCAAACAAGTCTTCCTGCACATCACAATATAAACTAGCGTTAGTCGAGGTGTGTTTCACTAACTATTGGGTAATAGTTCATGTAGGAAACTCCGACCCTAAAGTCATAATGTAAGTGGCCCCCTAAATCTGAATGCATCTTTTTCTTTGACGCCTTATGTAAGATGTTCTTTCTATCGAACATTTAtactactaaaaaaatatactttttgctGACATGACATGACGTGTGTGATACACCAAAATTCAACGCGTGAAGGGGATTTATTTAGCCAAATAATATGCAATAGTTACCTTCAGTCAGCTGTGATGGAGCTGCTGCTTTGAGTCCTCCAACAGCAGACAAAACTAACCAAATCAAatggaaaatttaaattagtatCATAAACACATTTCTACTTGAAGAAAacagaaatattattattttactaaaatattcattttcttcTATTCATTTTGTTTTGTAAGTGGTCAAGAGATCTTAATTTTGTTCGTGTTGAAACATATTCCATGTATTAAGGCAATTTTGACAAATTCATAAAGACTAAAGAGATTACTATACGATGAAAACACGTATATTAGATTAGTGTAAACATCAAATACGAATAAACTTTTACGTGCCTGAAATGCAGGGAGTGAGGATGCCATCCCCAATAACCATGGAAGTACCAAGCATTGTAGCAATTAACAGAACAAACTTTGCGAAATTGCTGCTTTCTAGATTTGATTTAAGCTTTGAAGCTCGACGAGTACGTCTATCTggtaaatcaattttaaaattcgaTACATCTTTATCTTCAGGTTGTTGACTCGGAATTAATCCCACTTTTGAATATCTACATATCAATGAATATAACGCAAATGTACCTCCTGCAATTAAAAAAAACCAGAGTACTCTGTTTTAAAGTACTAGTTTACTTatataaaaaagggaaaatccaCAAGAATCCCCttaatctatgcccgaaatcgcacagacacacttatactatactaagctCCTATTACCCtataaacatatattataagtaatttttaataatCCCTTTTCgacttacgtggcactatcttgtgggccaacgctggttgatttttttgcaagatagtgtcacgtaggctgaaaaggagtagaaaattaataataaaataagttcaagggtaATAGAACCaaagtatagtataagtatgtttCTGAAATTTCGTACATAGATTGAGGGGATAGTTATGTATTATCCTTATGAATAATTAAGAGATGTATTTATCGTTTTTTCCTCAATAAAGTTACCATCTCCGTTGTCATTAGCTCGAAGAACAATGAAGACGTATTTGATGAGAGGAATCAAGGTGATAGTGTAAAATATAAGAGACAATGCACCAAGTATATCTTCGTGATATGTTACACCATTTGGAAAAATAGATGCAAACACATACAATGGTGATGTTCCAATATCTCCATACACCACTCCTATACTTTGAAACGCCAATTTCAATATCACTGTCCATTCTAATGCCTGgtaaaaaaaagagagtatatatatacatcgtcaatataaaaaacataacatGACCATATAATTTTACATTGTTGTGAGGTGTCAAGGTTCAAGTCccaaaaagaaatacatatttGATAGCATTTCGTTAATGTTTGGttatagattttcaaatatataaaacatgatcGTACAATGTTATATTGTTGTGAGGTGTCAAGGTTCAAGTCCCAAAAAGAAATACATGTTTGATAGCATTTCGCTGATGTTTGGttatagattttcaaatatataaaacatgatcaTACAATGTTATTTGTTGTGAGGTGTCAAGGTTCAAGTCCCAAAAAAGGAAGACATATTTGATAGCATTTCGCTAACGTTtggtcataaatttttaaatattgttggcaaatattatttgggtaAAATTTCACTATGTTTTGATCATagtatttgagaaatatatttcacttttttaggaaaataaatttataccataAGTTTAAAAACTATCgaaattaattaagtttgtaTTATAAGTCAATTCAATCTTCGTTGCAATAATAAGAAATAGTGTGCATAACACTAGAACAATGTGGTattttggagtgagtgcaacaaatATCATTCCATACATGGTGAAGTAGACAAAACACGTGATTTTGTTTTCCTGAGCCAATTGTTCATCACTTTCATCAACAActatatcatcatataatatttcattaaatatttcatCGCTACTTTAGTGTTCACgtaaataattatgtaatacaacgcaaacaATTATTATAGAGTGTgcttttgtaaaagataaaagttttggagtaaaatttcaatattcaaaaaattccaaataatgagatttggcctaaatatttgaaaaaactagtatttggaaatttcGAATATATGCGAAAAATATTTGTCAGTAAATTATATGAACAAACactatttgtcaaaaaaatttataaatattatttgagaaatCTACGTCCAAAcgtgaaaaaaattcaaataatttggGTAAGTTAGGACCTTTTTGGTTCCGGGGACCTTGCTAGATTCCAAGTCTAAGGAATCATATCGTTTCAACGAATTGCCAGAAAGTTCTTTTCCATTGAGTTGATATCGAGGAACTTCTTGATTTCGTTCAGTGCTTgacatatctttaatttataaaatatttatttatcaaaaagtgTAATAAAAAATGGGGAAATTCCCCAACATTTTGTTCACAAATaactaagaagaagaaaattattttgaataatagcAGAATATGAAGAGATTAActcaatttgtttttaaaaaactttagaAGAAAATTTTAGTGTTTAGATAGAAATGAGGTTTTTATTTGTATGGAAGAAAAACATATTACTTCCTTCATCTCACACGTAAATGGTATAATTAGCAACTTGCCGCATCTCACGCTTTtataaatagaatttaaaattttatttattcatgatGTGGATGATTACatgacataaagaaaaatatttgtaatattaaatttattttaataatatatataattaaatggtTAAGTCACTTGTTAAGATAAATTAATGGGTAAAGGATTGTCTAGATATATTAGCAACACAACATGTCAATAAAGTATATATGTTGACTTCGATTGatttgtttatatattgaaacaatttattatttatgttaatcgaataaaattgaattattttttatattgaataaaaagaataattacaTTACAAATAAACCAAATACTCTTTATCTACATATTTTGCTAGAAAATATTTTGCACATCTTTTGTCCCACTTATGCTTATTTGACTAATGGTCCAGactgaataaaaaatatatatttagatttAGGTAGCGTTTTATGATTGGTTCAATTTTAACTCAGACCctcaattatataaattcagTACCACCCAATTTTCTTACTTACTCGATCCAAGATTTAACcaaacatttttattaatttgtactcttcgaaattttatttttcataaaagaaataacctttgaatatttttattttttatggggataatgcacaagtaccccttcaacctatgcttaaaatttcagagacacacttatactatacaaagGTCCTATTATTCCCcctgattttattttattaataatattctatCCGTTTTCGACTTACGtaacactatcttgtgggtccaacactagttgactttttcttttaaactagtgtcacgtaggtctaaaaaggggtagaaaattacttataaaataagttgagagggtaataggaccttagtatagtataagtgtgtttctaggatttcgggcataggctgaggggtacttgtgcatttttctttttttatataaaaaaaacaattagtaTCAATGGCATTTTCACCTTCGTAAAATACTTCgtaaaaataaaagttcaaaTGAAGCCAATAACTTATGAGTCATTCTTAAAACCATAGGAGTGACCATTAGCTCCAAACTATTATTCAACTGTAACTATAGAGTCTCTACAAACtctaaataatagtaaatagGATTTATGAGTTTAACCTACGTAAAAAAACAATAtcgttaaaaaaattaataagagaATGTGTTATGAAATAGGTCACACTTTTGTAAATTCTAATTTGGGCCTCAGAAAAATCAGTTTACTATTTGTATCAGAATTGTTCTAAATGTTTATACTAACAATATAAAAGTTAtctcaattataaaaaaagtttatatgatatgttataattttagaAGAAAGTAATCTCGTAATAACAATTGAACAAAATCGGAGCGgttaatttattcttattcaTGAGACATTATCATCGAAATCGTTGTCACAACGTTTTTTAGTTTGAAAAAGCAAAGATGAGCATAAGTGCAAAAATTGAAAGATCTCGACAAAAACATTGTATTAGTTCAGCTATTAACATCGTATTAGTTCAACTATTTATGTAACGGTAAGGTATATATGAGTCGATATAGAACTAGGGACATATCAGCTCGAAAGAACAAAATTGAAAGTATATCAGgctctttttttgaaaataataatttaaaaaaatatattaaaaactataaCACAACATCgcacatataaaaaaaaacagaaagatAAATTTGTCGGGTATTGATACATACGGTATGTACAAATATCATGTGGGTATGTCCATGAGGTAGATTGTAAGTTGATGTAGTTTCAGGTTTAGATATTTTAACACTTCTCTACGAAACAGTACTATTGTGCGAAAGTGATTAAGAGTCACTATGCTTTTATATTACTTTGAGTTGTCACAGTAATATTcacaatttattataaaaaaaatacttataaaaaaaatactagaattttagttttaagatAAATACTTAAGACAAAAACtagagttttaattttaaaataaatatgtatgaCGTTTCTATAATAGCGTGAGAAGgtgattaaaaatttaaatgttttaatttgtatTACTTTGACTTGACATGGTAATATTCACaatttattgtaaaaaaaatatattagagtGATGCTTCCataattgtgtttttgtttttgaagaagaaCTCAATTTGTAAGAAATTATTTATCTGTGACTATCTgacataaaaatatagataaatatattaaattgaatgattttattagtaggtataaaataaaatttagcaactgtactatataatttttatcattatttagtaatttttaagatATTTGTTCGCAGCAAATTTTCGCAAGCGTGAAAAATTAACtgcaagcaaaataaataaaagaaaaatgtgattttattaatgaatcgTTGTGAGTACAATTCCTTTGTTCTCTTGATTCTCTCTCCTAAGTTTATTCGCGGTTCGAGGGCCTTCATTAGCGTATTTCTCGAATGTAGGATGATATAGACCTCCTTGAGATGTTGTCAATCTCTGAAACGTCAGAAAGTGATTCGTCGTTGTAAGTCAATCTCCGGAAAGAACTCTGTTGATCACTCCTTTGAAGAACTATCATGTTGATGTTGTAGTTTTCTCCAATTTGTTGAATGCTTGTTGAAGAGTTTTTTTCGATCCCCTTGAATGTCATGTTcatcccctatttatagttgtagGGGGTGGACAAGGTTGCATATGATTGGCCAAAGGATGTCATTTTAACACTTTGCGTGCAGTAATTTGTTCTTACACTTGACTGGGACTAACACCTCATTTGGATATATGGCGTCACCTTGTTGGTTTCGGATGCCTAGTCACCGTGACACGTGGCATGAGTTTGGGCTTCAAGGTGAAATGGACCTTGGTTTTCAACTTTAATAAAATGAACTCATTTATTTGTAAAGCCCAAGTTAATGATTCAGTCCAAATGAACAtggatttaattcaaattttgtatgaatttgaTCTAATTACAATTTATGTATCTACAATATTAACGCTAATCCCCAATCTCTCTATATAGATGATCCATTtggttcatatatatatgtagaaaTAACTATGAAGAGAGTATTTTCAATATTGGTGGACTCAAGTATAGTACACATCATTTCATGATGACGGAA
Coding sequences within it:
- the LOC101254334 gene encoding potassium transporter 5-like, with product MSSTERNQEVPRYQLNGKELSGNSLKRYDSLDLESSKVPGTKKALEWTVILKLAFQSIGVVYGDIGTSPLYVFASIFPNGVTYHEDILGALSLIFYTITLIPLIKYVFIVLRANDNGDGGTFALYSLICRYSKVGLIPSQQPEDKDVSNFKIDLPDRRTRRASKLKSNLESSNFAKFVLLIATMLGTSMVIGDGILTPCISVLSAVGGLKAAAPSQLTEGRLVWIAVAILLLLFMFQRFGTEKVGNTFAPILCLWFIFIAGIGLYNFVKYDPTVIRALNPKYIIDYFKRNKKNAWISLGGVVMCITGGEALFADVGHFSVRSVQISMCCVTYPALILAYLGQAAFLRKNIDDVADTFYKSIPNGLYWPVFAVAVLAAIIASQALISGTFAIIQQSLALGCFPHVKIVHTSTKYHGQIYIPEVNNLLMISCVVVTLAFRTTEKLSNAYGIAVVFVMTLTSGFLVLVMIMIWKTHILFVIMYVLIIGSIELIYLSSVLYKFTQGGYLPLAFAMFLMFIMYVWNYVYRKKYHFELEHKISPLKVKETVDETNSHRLPGLAIFYSELVHGIPPIFKHYVENVPALQSVLVFVSVKSLPISKVPIEERFLFRRVKPSDVYVFRCAVRYGYNDVRNEEEPFERLLVERLKEFIRDESILSLNATKSNKVSTEQSVNVELESDCEIQEVETSSMERDIQVVERAYSVGVVHLVGEQDVIASKGSNIVKRVVIDYAFNFLKRNLRQSSKVFDIPHKRMLKVGMIYEI